Genomic segment of Geminocystis herdmanii PCC 6308:
TTACATCAGGAATAACTTTTCTGCCTCCCACGGTATAGGCAGTAATACAAGCTGTTGCAACCATCGATCGACCGGGTTCGGCGATAAGTTTAGGAAGGGTGAGGTTTCTTTCTTCACAGGCTTTTTTCACTGCGGTAGCAACGGTTTTCACCCATTCTGTAATACTTGGGGGATCATCAGATTCGGTGTAACGGATACCTAAACCACCGCCAACGTTTAATTCTGTCACGGGTAAACCGTAATCAAGGGCTTTTTTGAACCAATCTGCTAAAACCCCTGCTAAGTCGTTATGGGGTTGTAATTCAAAAATTTGTGAACCGATATGCGCGTGTAAACCAATACAGTTAATATAGGATTGCTCTTTGACAAAAGTAAATACGGCTTCTAGTTGGTGGAGAGAAAAACCGAATTTGCTATCAATACTACCTGTACGGATATATTCGTGAGTATGGCATTCAATACCGGGAGTAAGACGAATTAAAATATTGACAGATTGCTGTTTTTTAGCGGTTAATTGGGCTAAAGTTTCTAATTCTAACCAGTTATCTACGATTATTTTACACTGGCTATCGATGGCTAATTCTAACTCCGCTACAGATTTATTATTACCGTGTAAGTAAATTCGATCGAGTATGTCTTCTGGAGTATAACCACTGATTTCTAAGGCTTTAGTGGTGGTGTAAAGTTCTCCTCCTGATACCACATCAAAACCGATGTCTTCACTGGCTAAGATAGATGCGATCGCCATGCAACTCCACGCTTTGGAGGCGTAAATAACTTGAGATGAGCCGGGGTAATATTCTTTAAAAGCCTCTCGGTATTGAGTGGCACAACTACGCAAAGTTTTTTCATCGAGAATATATAAAGCTGAACCAAATTGAGTTACTAATTCTGTCACATCGCAACCGCCAATTTCAAGGTGA
This window contains:
- the lysA gene encoding diaminopimelate decarboxylase; translation: MLLTEKSTAEKLILNSDTQTSPNQRLLPLSATINDRNHLEIGGCDVTELVTQFGSALYILDEKTLRSCATQYREAFKEYYPGSSQVIYASKAWSCMAIASILASEDIGFDVVSGGELYTTTKALEISGYTPEDILDRIYLHGNNKSVAELELAIDSQCKIIVDNWLELETLAQLTAKKQQSVNILIRLTPGIECHTHEYIRTGSIDSKFGFSLHQLEAVFTFVKEQSYINCIGLHAHIGSQIFELQPHNDLAGVLADWFKKALDYGLPVTELNVGGGLGIRYTESDDPPSITEWVKTVATAVKKACEERNLTLPKLIAEPGRSMVATACITAYTVGGRKVIPDVRTYVSVDGGMSDNPRPITYQSLYQVVIANKMRALNAEKVTIAGKHCESGDILIKDIEIPDTEPGDILVVLATGAYNYSMASNYNRLARPAAVLVNEGEANLIIRRETYEDLVKQDLIPHRLTK